taattcttcatgtgagaaaaccatctcagctagcttacggaaggtcggtggttctaccaaggtgccggCTTGTGGTGAAATAATGGGCgtaggggcacctagggtcttcctccaccatcaaagcttgaaaatagctttatgacctataattgtgcccaacccaagaaaatgaaataaataaatacattttctttgccGAAGGCATTTGTAAAACATTCTAGGTTACCAATTTCATATCGAAGCTGACAggcatacatttgtatattgttgAACAGAGCGTAATTGTGTGAACAATCAACATTGAAAACAAAGCTGAGACTAAAACAAAATCACTTAGAAAAAGTAAAGACATATTGGAAGCATTTTGTTTGCTAGAATAACTAAAATACGGAACCTTTTACTGCTCTATTATTAATCACTTTGAAACAGTTGAAAAGTAGACTGATATTTAAGAGGAAAATCCTTAAAAAGTCCTAAATATTTTGCTCGGTTAGTCTATATGAGCCCTGAAATTTATaaaatcctttggaaacataaaatgcaaccaagcataaaagtagcagactaggtttggctgagtctgttcatgagaggtaatgagaAGAGCAACAACCCCACGTTCCCGCTCCCACGCCCACTAACAcagacttaagcggaactctaacACATGTATTAAAGTCAATGATGCAACAAgaataagaaaatataacaacgctgaaGTTCTTCATCAAAATAGAATGAGATGTTCCTGTTTTAGGGAATCGGTATGAGACAGAATATTTTAATGCTTGTATATGAGAAAATTATTGGTGGTCTACAGTGTCAGCAAGTTTTCGAGACGGCAGTATGCTATAATTCAATTAGTTGCAACAGGATGCATTGTTAATTAACTGGGACCTTGgtaagttatctccctttcataCCCTATCAAAGTAAGTAGGTCCTTTCATTTGGATTACTCTGTTGTTCTTGCTATGTTATTTATAACAACATGATGTAAATAAAGCTAATTTATTGATCATCATGACTGttgattaaaaatgattttaactaaatgttCTATAAACACTACAGTGTCTAATTTTGATATCCCACACATTATATCTAACAAAAATGCAAGATATCTCCTACCTTAGAACTGAGACATCTCATAGGCAAAACAGCAAAAAAGTCAGAGGATTCCAAATAATTGGGCCtacttacaattttattatattagGCATTATCCAATGAAATGATGCTCACCAAAGTCCCTTATTGATGtaatacttttaaatgttttgcaGATTCTCTTCTCACTTTGATGTTAATTTTTTTGTACAACTGATTGCTCCTCTGTTGATAATATCCGAAAGTGGGGGTTAAACAGAAGAGGTAACGATtgacggttccaaactgaagggaTCAATGctaaaaagtaatgacaaaataaagTACATATCGCATATCCGTAACCaggaccaacctataaaccgggccaatctattttataagtacaacaacactattgacccatttaaacgaggagaCCAAGTAGCCTACAAGTATATTGAAACATTtgtcatatatttcaaatttcttgAATGTCGGATAGGATTTCGTCTTACATTTCGGGGTGTAAGATGGTATGTCCTTCGAAACATTGCCAAATAGCATTTCAGTCAAGTATATATTATGGTAGAATACCTTCATTATacttgaaacaataaaaaaaagttttcacgCATTACCCTTTATTCCTTTAAGACATGTTTGTAACTTGTAAATTATGATGTCAATTAGCAGCAATGAATATTTGTATTACCTTTGGATTATTCAAAATTTCTGTTTCTTAAATACATGTTCTCTGTTCTATACATTTCGGCTGTTATTTTTATCTGTAACATGTTATACTAGTAATACCACTTAAAGAGACACCATGTTGCTCCAAAGTTCAAATCGTAAAGTTAAAAAAGAACTTTTAGGGTCATGGTGCATAACAGCAGCACTAAATGGCTGGTTCCGGAATGCTGACCATCATTTCTGCAATGACCAGATTGTTGATCAGACGCACCCGGTCCTGCTCCACTCCTGGTAGCCGGGAAAACAGTACTACCGCCTCCGCCTTTTTCGTTACCAGACACCCCATTTCCATTTCTGGGTGTCAAAGTTGTGATTCCACCAACAGATCCTTTCAAATTTTCTACACCCTTTGTACTATGATGGACTATTCCTTGTGTGGCCACAGTGTTTCCGGCACCAGAGGAAACAGACTGATTTCCGGCTCCTTGTGTACTCGCAGTACTTACTCCTGTTGGATAAAACACATAGTATGCTCAACCTAAAAACCGTATCTTAACCGTTTAGTCAGTATAAATATCACATGTAACTCATATCAAACAGGTAACCAGTGGTTCTCTATGAACTTAATGTAGTTTTGCACGTTTAAGAGAGATATTATTCTGCAATGTATACTTTTATTACATCAATTTTTTCAAAGCATCAGTCAGTATATCCGAAAGAAATCCAGCTAATAAATTGAGTAGGagtgtgtgcttgattttttgtttggcTGATCCACCGGTCAATTTTCACAACGGGCTTCTATAGGAAACCGCACTTCTGACATTTTCCAGAATTAAATAAAGTGCAAAATGTAGATTAAACATACACAGAATGAAAAAGATCAACGGCATTCTGGTCTCGTAGAAGGGCAAATAAGGGATGAGATGGATTCATGCTAATGGCGACCTTAAAGGTCTAACGTAAAGGTAGTGATGGTGTAACGTCACGTTTCTGTATAGTTTATAGTTTATACATAActcattttaggtcgattgtaagTAGTAAATAGACTGTAAATGTAAGAAAGTCCGGGTCCTTCATACGGAAGCATAAATCAAACCCGACTaaatgaaaatgtctttatttaaacTGAATGTTCTTACCTACGCTTGGTGTTGTTGGGCAGTTACATCCATACTGTATTACGAAGTCGGGACACGTTGCGTTCTGTGAATTATTGTAAGGATGACATATAAGTCCGTTAACGTGATTACATGTTGCGTAGTAATGGTTTGTGGTGTCGTTCTGGAACGCCTTAATTGGTTCGGTTTTATCGTCCTTACACTTCGCAGCAATCACTGGCCCATAATGGCAAATGGTATTTAATACATTTACCGACTGGTGTTCATAACTTGATCTGAAACATTAAGTgtttgtaagttatatttcatgTGTAAACTTTTCCATCAAACGTAACAGTGATACAAAGTGTTATAGTAAGTTGAATTGGTGTTGCGGTAAGTCACCCACTGATTCGATTCCCGGTGAGAGCGGCATTTACGAACCATAGAATCGATTTAAATGAGTCTATTCGTGTGGGGTAATAAAAAATGTGGAACAATTCTTAGGACCACAAGCAAATATCATAAGGATTTTAGGAACTGCCGAAACGGCAAAACTTACAATTGAAACAAATGCAGTGAAAAGAAATATATCAGCTGTcttttaggggcctccgtggccgagtggttaaggtcgctgacttcaaatcacttgcccctcatagatgtgggttcgagcctttctcagggcgttgaattctttacgtgaggaagccatccagctggcttacggaaggtcgatgattttacccaggtgcccgctcgtgatgaaataatgcacggagtggcatctgaggtcttccttcaccgtcaaagctggaaagtcgtcatatgacataTCTAATTATGCCGGCGCGACGTTagatccaacaaaataaataaataagctcAGCTGTCTTAATCATTTTGACATATACCCGTTTCGTTGGACACCAGAATCGTTGTACCATTTTGAATCCCAGCAAACTTTCTGTGTTGTCTGGCCTAAATTTAATAACAGAAACAATGTCAACTCCATTTAAGTAATATATAAGCTACATAAATGATAAATacattgtgtatatttctatatCATCACCATcgtcaccatcatcatcatcatcatcatttttcgTAAGGTCCATCGTCtttgtaataaaacaaatcaCATGTAGTTTCTATTCTACTGCTCATACTTAAAATTTACTCTAAATCAGCTGTTATGCTCTAAGATGCATAAAGATATTCACGTGTTTATCACAAAAGTAgtgcatgttttaaaatttaaataccaTTGTTATGTATTTATAATGAAAACAACTTCTTACCGGAAACGCAAATTATACAAACGAATTCAATGATAAAAGTTAAACAACGTTCCATGTTTCCATGCAACTGTTTGTGAagcaataaatgttttaattttagtgCACGCTtctaaaaaatataacattttgaaattttgaggcCCGTATTACAAGATCAGAATATGTTCCTATTCTAGTCTAACATGGTtatgacattttctttttcaaaatcgATATTGAAGAAAAGTGTTAAAGTTTATTCTAATAAGTCTTGGGTCTTCAGTACTAGTTGGGGATGAGAACGCTTTTAGACTATCGGTCCAGAATAGTCCATTTCGAGTAACTTATACGCAACAGAGACAACACATTTCTGGCAAATGTTCTTATTTCTTATTCAATTCCGCTGTAGGAATCATGGCTCCGACAGTGTAATTTCATATACAACACTGAAAGCAGTGCTTATCTAACGCCAACATTAACTCGCATATTGGATGTACGCACACATTCAGTGTACAATATGTTGACTAAAGGTTATGTGTacattcaatgtgggagaattaatgccaacCGCTGTTCCAACCATTCTCCATTTGGCAAGGCGctttatctgttttaacataGAATTAGCTTTGAATCAAATTAATTTCTCGAACCCCTATTCGGGCTTTACATATTTTAGCATTTACTCTTAACATTACTTTAGTAATCAACTATGTACACatgttttaatcaagatggttGCACTTGTAACTTTTTGTTATAACAACGATAATAACTAACTTTTATGATTTTTATCACTGatttcttttttcctttctttctttttttttgattgCTTATTTcatcttaaagaaaaaaatgaaagaaatacttgattaattataattattgaagTGCAAATCTTATCAACATTGCTCTTGAAGAATACATGTACTTGGggcaacatatattttatataggtCCACCATGACAGTGATAAGACACAATTTATGTTAAAGTTTCTCATTTATCAGCAGATCACTTTAGATCATATGTAATCACTTTAGATCGTGTCCGTTGAATACGGTTTCAATATTTGAACGAATGtttgattatacatgtacattatccTGTAAAGTAAGACTATAGATCGGAACGCAGTAAAACTAACAAATGTTTTTTCAGCTTAGAAACAGTGTCAGTCCTTTTACAAAGACTACCCTtcataaaatggaaaaaaggTCGTTGCTAACAAGTGTTATCTCTAAGCGGTAGCATCCGTAGCTTTGAATCCCCCACCCTCACCGCTCCCTCCCTCCCTGAAACCCTGAAGAAGcttgataaaataatacataaaggTCCATGAGTCCAGatagaaataattaaaacagGAGAGTTTTGAAATTTATATACCGTTGTTATGTATTTATAATGAAACAATTCTTACCGGAAACACAAATTATACAAATGAATCCAATGATCAAAGTTAAACAACGTTCCATGTTTTCATGCAGCTGTTTGtgaagaaataaatgttttaattttagtgCACGCTTCTATAAAAgtataacattttgaaattttgaggcCCGCATTACAAGATCAGAGAACGTTTAGAATATGTTTCTATTTAGTCtaacattgtatttttttcttcttttcagaaTCGATATTGAAAAGAAGTGTTTAAGTTAATCACTCATGGGTCTTCAATTATAGTTGCGGATAAGAGCGCTTTTGGACTACCGGTCCAGAATATTACATATGCAACAGAGACAACACATTTATGGCATATGTTCTTATTTCTTCTTCGATTCTCCCTGTAGAAATCATGGCTCCGACTGTATATGTTGACGTGCAACACTGAATATAGTGCTTTTCTAACTTTACGCACATTTTCAGTGCACAATATATTGAAAAGcgtgggaagccgttgataatattttcgCTTTATCAGAAAAAATCATACCTACCTGTGCATTAAAAGTCCTatttaatttgcgctaattagtgtaaATTTGGCATTCtttgagtttctgatattatcaacaaTTATAaggtagaaaaaagttagaaattgacagactggattcccaggctatatattgactaaaggttaTGTGTAAATTCAGTGTGGGAGATTAAATGCCAACCGCTTTTCCAACCGTTTAATTAAGAATATTCTCCATTTGACCAGGCGCTTTAtctgtttaaacataaaattaaaagcattatgTAACTTTAGCCTTTTATCAAATTGATTTTTCGGTCCCCTATTCGGGCATTACATATTTCAGCATTTGCACTTATATTAATTCAGTAATCAACGAGTGCTTTTTTAATAAAGATGTCATAATTTTCACCAccataatatcaaaattatatactTCTTAACGCCAAAGTTGTTTAGCTTATTTCAAAAGTGGGAGTCTTAGTTGTCACCGAAatcttacaaataaaaaataaaaatgacttaATGGCTTGTGTAAGCGTTAATCTTATCAACGTGGCACTTGAAGAATACTTGGTGCAATATATGATTATCTTAGTACATAATGACAGTGATAAAACACGATTAAAGGTTCATATTTATCTACAAATCACTTTGAATCATATGTAATGCCTAGTCGTGTCCCGTAAATACGGTTTCAATATTTAGACGAATTTACCGTAAAGTAAGACTATAGATCGGAACGCAATAAAAACTGGAAAATTTAGAAACAGCGTCAGatagaaataattaaaacaagtaaAATCCTGAAATTATGTATATATGTGATATATACCAAGTTTCGTTTCATATGAATGAAAATGTAGGAAGAAGAGTTGCGTATATAATATTGtgatgaaaatgtaatatttcgaaGTCCACCAACACCATAAATAATCAGATATGAAAGTCCattagcgagtaagatatggGCCAAAAAATGGCAAAGAGGTTCCCGTtttgaagaaagcaccaaattttgcatgtaTTACTTTAAGTTATCTCAAAacctacaagaggaggagacacgctctATCTGCCCTGGAATTTCCTTTAAAGTCAATTTAAAAAGGGAGgttaaaatgtcttgaaaaaatattttatcctttaaattgaattttatctataatagtaatgtttcatatgaccaaaacatggataacatatgaCTAACATGGACCGACAACCATGTGTTATTAACAAACATACAAAGCTTACCCCTAAAATACATATTAAGATACACACTAAATAGGGACGTAATCACATATTTATTAAAACTGAGTGTGAAAAGATATTTCGCATGAAGAAAGCATAACAGTTTGTATTTTCCTATTATAAAGTATTACACATACATTTTGTTGGCTTGAATCAATAAAAAGAGACCCCAGAGGGaaactaccttttatttatttcaattgaaTATATCTAGAACACTTTCTAAAAGCTTTATTCATGATCTTTATCAGttataacccttgacacaaaatttattcaattacattttatacacattcattAAACATGGCTCATGAAAAATGATATGAAGTCCTTAAagggaaataataaaaaatctcatttaaagggcgaattaatttattttaatcttAGAATATCATATTAATGAACTTAATATAAATGAAGGAACtaaattcatatatatcatatatgaaataacaaaaaggtaaaaatattcacattttgaGGTCCACGAGGTGACCTGTATAGCTGCATTTCTAAGGATaatagatttatattaaaaagagaAGTCCCTCAAttgatcatttttgtatgttctTTGTAGGGAACATAAAAATTATCTCTCTTAATCTTTTATCTGTAACATAACAGtatatgacataatcatgttttcaaatcaaaataactcatccaaagacccataaaataaaagaactGATATTTGCACTGATATCTAGGGAGAGTCATAGGTTTTCCAATATTTTTCTTACTTTCCCTAGACATGActgtgttattgcactggcatttaattgGTTCTATATATGAAGTGTACACAGTAATGAAACTCAAGTGTCGTTACTGGTCCATCCAGAgtcaacagaattaagcaatgcgagggtcacaattaaggtatagAAACACTAAATAGGAAACTGGCGCGGAAAAAATCATAATGTCGCAAAATGGTGGATTCAACGAGTCCTCCTATTATACTCTGTAGAGttgttttcctttctttctttgcACTTTTTGCTAAAATCATATATCAGATCTATTCTTGACATTTAGGGAGCATTTTCGGTAGATAAGAAAGAAAACTTGTTTGATAGGGTCCGTTAGTTAATACATTTGTACCACGTGTCACTATCAAACAAtgcaatttacaatttacaaacaAGTCGATTAGATATTCACTTTTGGGTATCATTTTAGTTGATTttctagtttgtttgtttgtttgactaAAAAACGTGAGacctaattttctttttattttttttcagcactgacaatattctttaagaaaatgtgttggccagattttttttaagtttctggTTTTCGGGAGATTTTTGCCAGGATCTAAGTAggagaaaatagaaataaaagtgTTT
This DNA window, taken from Mercenaria mercenaria strain notata chromosome 19, MADL_Memer_1, whole genome shotgun sequence, encodes the following:
- the LOC128550939 gene encoding uncharacterized protein LOC128550939 — translated: MERCLTLIIGFICIICVSGQTTQKVCWDSKWYNDSGVQRNGSSYEHQSVNVLNTICHYGPVIAAKCKDDKTEPIKAFQNDTTNHYYATCNHVNGLICHPYNNSQNATCPDFVIQYGCNCPTTPSVGVSTASTQGAGNQSVSSGAGNTVATQGIVHHSTKGVENLKGSVGGITTLTPRNGNGVSGNEKGGGGSTVFPATRSGAGPGASDQQSGHCRNDGQHSGTSHLVLLLCTMTLKVLF